From Tiliqua scincoides isolate rTilSci1 chromosome 2, rTilSci1.hap2, whole genome shotgun sequence, the proteins below share one genomic window:
- the SPRYD4 gene encoding SPRY domain-containing protein 4, with product MAVPMLRLARQRGWLVGSVPWREISFKLDEKTAHSSLDLFKKDTGVIYRMVGIDPTKVPSNPERFRDWAVVLGDTTMCCGCHYWEVTVKRALQFRIGVADVDISREGCIGVDDHSWVFAYANRRWNAMFANETTPISNIGNPERVGLLLDYDHKKLSLVDVSKHVFFHSMLAEFQGHVVPAFALWDGELLTHSGLDVPEKLKRN from the exons ATGGCGGTACCCATGCTGAGATTGGCGAGACAGAGAGGTTGGCTGGTGGGCAGCGTGCCTTGGAGAG AGATCAGTTTTAAACTAGATGAGAAAACAGCCCACAGCAGCTTGGATCTGTTCAAAAAGGACACTGGTGTCATTTATCGCATGGTGGGGATTGACCCCACCAAAGTTCCCTCAAACCCTGAACGCTTCAGGGACTGGGCTGTAGTGCTGGGTGACACTACCATGTGTTGTGGCTGCCACTACTGGGAAGTGACCGTGAAGCGAGCACTGCAGTTCCGAATTGGAGTGGCAGATGTGGACATCTCCCGAGAAGGCTGCATTGGGGTAGATGATCACTCCTGGGTTTTTGCTTATGCTAATCGACGCTGGAATGCCATGTTTGCCAATGAGACCACTCCCATCAGTAATATTGGCAACCCAGAGAGGGTGGGTCTGCTGTTGGACTATGACCACAAGAAACTCAGCTTGGTGGATGTAAGCAAACATGTGTTCTTTCACAGCATGCTTGCTGAGTTCCAGGGCCATGTGGTGCCTGCCTTTGCCCTCTGGGATGGTGAGTTGCTTACTCATTCAGGTCTTGATGTACCTGAAAAACTCAAAAGGAACTGA